One uncultured Hyphomonas sp. genomic region harbors:
- a CDS encoding 2-oxoglutarate dehydrogenase E1 component, whose protein sequence is MADDGSPMNGSRSKGNSALLDTAFLYGGSAQWIEQMQAAYAKNPSSVPESWRAFFADMGDDSSSAERNAEGATWKRSDWPRPALDEQVAAFDGNWALLEPKLEKKIKGARPAASDEDVHRAVKDSIRAIMMIRAYRMRGHLAAQLDPLRLDNPGDQPELDPATYGFTAEDMDRRIFIDGYLGLETATIPEMLEILQRTYCSTIGIEFMHISDPEEKSWLQERIEGPDKGVAFTNEGKKAILAKLIEAETFERFLHKRYPGTKRFGLDGGEAAVPALEQIIKRGGALGVKEIVVGMPHRGRLNMLAAVMGKPYEQIFHEFQGGNTQGADAFGSGDVKYHLGASSDREFDGNKVHLSMNANPSHLEAVDPVVLGKSRSKQEMAHRETGTLDRSIVLPLLLHGDAAFAGQGVVSECFALSGLQGYRTGGTIHFIVNNQIGFTTSPMYSRSSPYPSDVALMVQAPIFHVNGDDPEAVTYAAKVATEYRQKFHKDVVIDMFCYRRFGHNEGDEPMFTQPVMYKKIKNHVSTREIYAKRLVEEGLLTAEQVEQQVADFESYLDREFDAGKNFKAKKADWLDGEWKGLGLPHDDERRGKTGVAKKRLQALGQSITTVPEGVDIHRTLARVIDNRAQTISKGQGLDWATAEHLAFATLVDEGFPVRLSGQDCGRGTFSQRHSHIVDQTTGEKYTPLNNISDTQAQYEVIDSLLSEEAVLGYEYGYSLADPNTLTLWEAQFGDFSNGAQVFFDQFISSAERKWLRMSGLTILLPHGYEGQGPEHSSARLERFLQMCAEDNWQVCNLTTPANYFHALRRQIHRDFRKPLIIMTPKSLLRHKLATSSLDDMGSKTSFHRVLWDDAETEGREGKVKLVKDNKVRRVVLCSGKVYYDLFEKREELGIDDVYLMRIEQFYPVPRKSMMKEMSRFKQAEFVWCQEEPRNMGGWTFIRDEIEWCAGQIGAKIPRPRYAGRAPSAATATGLLSKHNAEQNALVMTALSPDPVDDRIVSP, encoded by the coding sequence ATGGCAGACGACGGCAGCCCGATGAATGGTTCGCGCAGCAAGGGCAATTCGGCCCTTCTGGACACGGCCTTCCTGTATGGCGGCTCGGCCCAGTGGATCGAGCAGATGCAGGCAGCCTATGCGAAAAACCCCAGCTCTGTACCTGAGAGCTGGCGGGCCTTTTTCGCAGACATGGGCGATGATTCATCGAGTGCGGAGCGCAATGCCGAAGGCGCGACCTGGAAGCGCAGCGACTGGCCCCGGCCGGCGCTGGACGAACAGGTCGCCGCCTTTGACGGCAACTGGGCGCTGCTGGAACCCAAGCTTGAGAAGAAGATCAAGGGTGCCCGCCCGGCGGCATCCGACGAGGATGTGCACCGTGCGGTGAAGGACTCGATTCGCGCGATCATGATGATCCGCGCCTATCGTATGCGCGGCCACCTGGCCGCCCAGCTCGATCCGCTGCGTCTGGACAATCCGGGCGACCAGCCGGAGCTGGACCCGGCGACCTATGGCTTCACGGCCGAAGACATGGACCGCCGTATCTTCATCGATGGCTATCTCGGCCTCGAAACGGCGACGATCCCGGAAATGCTGGAGATCCTGCAGCGGACCTACTGCTCCACGATCGGCATCGAGTTCATGCACATCTCCGATCCGGAAGAGAAATCCTGGCTGCAGGAACGGATCGAGGGCCCGGACAAGGGCGTTGCCTTCACCAATGAAGGCAAGAAGGCGATCCTTGCCAAGCTGATCGAAGCGGAAACCTTCGAACGCTTCCTCCACAAGCGCTATCCGGGCACCAAGCGTTTCGGCCTCGATGGCGGGGAAGCGGCTGTGCCGGCGCTGGAACAGATCATCAAGCGCGGCGGCGCGCTCGGCGTGAAGGAAATCGTGGTCGGCATGCCGCACCGCGGACGCCTCAACATGCTGGCCGCCGTGATGGGCAAGCCCTACGAGCAGATCTTCCACGAATTCCAGGGCGGCAACACGCAAGGCGCCGATGCTTTCGGCTCCGGCGACGTGAAATACCACCTCGGGGCGTCCTCCGACCGTGAGTTCGACGGCAACAAGGTGCACCTGTCGATGAACGCCAACCCGTCTCACCTCGAGGCGGTGGATCCGGTGGTGCTCGGCAAGTCCCGCTCCAAGCAGGAGATGGCGCACCGCGAAACCGGCACGCTGGACCGTTCGATCGTCCTGCCGCTGCTGCTGCATGGCGATGCGGCCTTTGCGGGGCAGGGGGTTGTGTCTGAATGTTTTGCGCTGTCCGGCCTGCAGGGCTACCGCACCGGCGGCACGATCCACTTTATCGTGAACAACCAGATCGGCTTCACGACCAGCCCGATGTATTCGCGGTCGTCTCCGTACCCGTCCGATGTGGCGCTGATGGTCCAGGCGCCGATCTTCCACGTCAATGGCGACGATCCGGAAGCGGTGACCTATGCCGCCAAGGTGGCGACCGAATACCGGCAGAAGTTCCACAAGGACGTTGTCATCGACATGTTCTGCTATCGGCGCTTCGGACACAATGAGGGCGATGAGCCCATGTTCACCCAGCCGGTGATGTACAAGAAGATCAAGAACCACGTCTCGACGCGCGAGATCTATGCCAAACGCCTTGTCGAGGAAGGTCTTCTGACGGCGGAGCAGGTCGAGCAGCAGGTGGCTGACTTCGAATCCTATCTCGACCGTGAGTTTGACGCCGGCAAGAACTTCAAGGCGAAGAAAGCCGACTGGCTTGACGGCGAATGGAAAGGTCTCGGCCTGCCGCATGATGACGAACGCCGCGGCAAGACGGGCGTTGCCAAGAAACGCCTTCAGGCGCTTGGCCAGTCCATCACCACCGTGCCGGAAGGCGTGGACATCCACCGTACGCTGGCCCGGGTCATCGACAACCGTGCCCAGACGATCTCGAAGGGGCAGGGGCTCGACTGGGCCACCGCCGAGCATCTCGCCTTTGCGACGCTGGTGGATGAAGGCTTCCCGGTGCGCCTGTCCGGCCAGGATTGCGGCCGCGGCACATTCTCCCAGCGCCACAGCCACATTGTCGACCAGACGACCGGCGAGAAATACACGCCGCTGAACAATATCAGCGACACGCAGGCCCAGTATGAAGTGATCGACTCGCTGCTCTCGGAAGAGGCGGTGCTCGGTTACGAATACGGCTATTCGCTGGCGGACCCGAACACGCTGACCCTGTGGGAAGCCCAGTTCGGTGACTTCTCCAACGGCGCGCAGGTCTTCTTCGACCAGTTCATCTCCTCGGCCGAACGCAAATGGCTGCGGATGAGCGGCCTGACCATCCTCCTGCCGCACGGCTATGAAGGTCAGGGGCCGGAACACTCTTCCGCCCGCCTTGAGCGCTTCCTGCAGATGTGCGCCGAAGACAACTGGCAGGTCTGCAACCTGACGACGCCGGCGAACTATTTCCACGCCCTGCGCCGCCAGATCCACCGCGACTTCCGCAAGCCGCTGATCATCATGACGCCGAAATCGCTTCTGCGTCACAAGCTGGCCACGTCTTCTCTGGACGATATGGGGTCCAAGACGAGCTTCCACCGCGTCCTCTGGGACGATGCGGAGACCGAAGGCCGCGAAGGCAAGGTCAAGCTGGTGAAGGACAACAAGGTCCGCCGCGTCGTGCTTTGCTCGGGCAAGGTCTATTACGACCTGTTCGAAAAGCGCGAAGAGCTGGGCATCGACGATGTCTACCTGATGCGGATCGAACAGTTCTATCCGGTGCCGCGCAAATCCATGATGAAGGAAATGTCCCGCTTCAAGCAGGCTGAATTCGTCTGGTGCCAGGAAGAACCGCGCAATATGGGCGGCTGGACGTTCATCCGTGACGAGATCGAATGGTGTGCCGGGCAGATCGGCGCGAAAATCCCGCGTCCGCGCTATGCAGGCCGTGCCCCTTCGGCGGCGACGGCCACCGGCCTTCTGTCGAAGCATAATGCAGAGCAGAACGCCCTCGTCATGACAGCCCTGTCACCCGATCCGGTCGACGACCGGATCGTTTCGCCCTGA
- the odhB gene encoding 2-oxoglutarate dehydrogenase complex dihydrolipoyllysine-residue succinyltransferase yields MTDITVPTLGESITEATVGQWLKAEGDAVKKDDVLVELETDKVSVEVSATEDGVLGAIVAKPGDTVEIGAVLGRLDGGAGGAKPAAAAPAKEEAKEESKPAAAPAASGGETTDIVVPVMGESVAEGTLSTFLKKPGEAVKKDETIAEIETDKVALEVPAPADGVIAEWTVAEGTSVTPGSVIGRVSASAGASAAPAAASAPKSAAPAAASGDRPVAPSVRRISAEAGVDPQNIPGTGRDGRATKADAMAYVNAPKAPAAAPAAPSAPRETGPREERVRMTRLRQTIARRLKEAQDTAAMLTTFNDVDMGAIMDLRKKHQESFVAKHGIKLGFMSFFVKACVNALKEVPAVNAEIDGQDIIYKNFYDIGVAVGTEKGLVVPVVRDSDDLSLAGIEKAIANLGKKARDGELTIGDMQGGTFTISNGGIYGSLMSTPILNPPQSGVLGMHRIEQRPVAVNGEVKIRPMMYLALSYDHRIVDGKEAVTFLVRVKEALEDPERMLLEV; encoded by the coding sequence ATGACCGACATTACTGTTCCCACACTCGGCGAAAGCATCACCGAGGCCACGGTTGGCCAGTGGCTGAAAGCCGAGGGCGACGCCGTTAAAAAAGACGACGTGCTCGTCGAGCTCGAAACCGACAAGGTCTCCGTCGAAGTGTCCGCCACCGAAGACGGTGTGCTGGGCGCGATTGTTGCCAAGCCGGGCGATACGGTTGAAATCGGCGCCGTCCTGGGCCGCCTCGATGGCGGGGCAGGCGGTGCAAAGCCCGCTGCGGCCGCACCTGCCAAGGAAGAGGCCAAGGAAGAGTCAAAACCTGCCGCTGCGCCCGCTGCATCCGGCGGCGAGACGACTGACATCGTCGTCCCGGTGATGGGCGAGAGCGTTGCCGAAGGCACGCTGTCCACCTTCCTCAAGAAGCCGGGCGAAGCGGTCAAGAAAGACGAGACCATCGCCGAGATCGAGACCGACAAGGTCGCCCTCGAAGTGCCGGCCCCGGCCGATGGCGTGATCGCCGAATGGACTGTTGCCGAAGGCACGTCCGTGACGCCGGGTTCCGTGATCGGACGGGTTAGCGCCTCTGCCGGAGCATCGGCTGCGCCCGCCGCAGCGTCCGCACCCAAATCCGCTGCCCCAGCTGCCGCTTCCGGTGACCGCCCGGTCGCCCCGTCGGTCCGCCGGATCTCGGCAGAGGCCGGTGTCGATCCGCAGAATATTCCAGGCACCGGCCGCGACGGCCGCGCAACGAAGGCTGATGCCATGGCTTATGTGAACGCCCCCAAAGCCCCGGCAGCTGCGCCTGCCGCCCCGAGCGCGCCGCGCGAAACCGGCCCGCGGGAAGAGCGTGTGCGGATGACCCGCCTGCGCCAGACCATCGCCCGCCGCCTGAAAGAGGCCCAAGACACGGCCGCCATGCTGACGACGTTCAACGATGTCGACATGGGCGCCATCATGGACCTGCGGAAGAAGCACCAGGAAAGCTTCGTCGCCAAGCACGGCATCAAGCTCGGCTTCATGAGCTTCTTCGTGAAAGCCTGTGTGAATGCACTGAAAGAGGTTCCGGCGGTCAATGCCGAGATCGATGGCCAGGACATCATCTACAAGAACTTCTATGACATCGGCGTTGCCGTGGGCACCGAGAAGGGCCTCGTCGTGCCGGTCGTGCGCGACTCCGACGATCTGTCCCTCGCCGGGATCGAGAAGGCGATTGCCAATCTCGGCAAGAAGGCCCGCGACGGTGAGCTGACCATCGGCGACATGCAGGGCGGCACGTTCACCATCTCGAACGGCGGCATCTATGGCTCGCTGATGTCGACGCCGATCCTCAACCCGCCGCAATCCGGCGTGCTGGGCATGCACCGCATCGAACAGCGCCCGGTCGCCGTGAATGGCGAGGTCAAGATCCGCCCGATGATGTATCTCGCGCTCTCCTATGACCACCGCATCGTCGACGGCAAGGAAGCGGTGACCTTCCTCGTCCGCGTCAAGGAAGCGCTGGAAGATCCGGAGCGGATGCTTCTGGAAGTCTGA
- the yghU gene encoding glutathione-dependent disulfide-bond oxidoreductase, which produces MTDPTYTPPKVWTWDKESGGRFASINRPIAGPTHDKELPVGKHPFQLYSLGTPNGVKVTIMFEELLAAGHKDAEYDAWLINIGEGDQFGSGFVDVNPNSKIPALMDHSTNPPTRLFESGSMLLYLAEKFGAFLPTDHHKRTEALNWLFWQMGSAPFLGGGFGHFYAYAPEKYEYPINRYAMEVKRQLDVLDRRLKDNEYLAGDEYSIADMAVWPWYGALVTGAVYDAGEFLQVQDYTNVIRWMKQVGARPAVRRGQMVNRTFGKPESQLRERHDASDFDTKTQDKLEAEKADE; this is translated from the coding sequence ATGACCGATCCCACTTACACGCCGCCGAAAGTCTGGACCTGGGACAAGGAAAGCGGCGGCCGCTTCGCCAGCATCAACCGGCCCATTGCCGGGCCGACGCATGACAAGGAACTGCCAGTCGGCAAGCATCCGTTCCAGCTCTACTCCCTCGGCACGCCGAATGGCGTGAAGGTGACGATCATGTTCGAGGAGCTGCTCGCCGCCGGGCACAAGGATGCCGAATATGATGCCTGGCTGATCAATATCGGGGAAGGGGACCAGTTCGGCTCCGGCTTCGTCGATGTGAACCCGAACTCCAAGATCCCGGCCCTGATGGACCATTCCACCAATCCGCCGACGCGCCTGTTCGAATCCGGCTCGATGCTGCTCTATCTCGCCGAGAAGTTCGGCGCCTTCCTGCCGACGGATCATCACAAGCGCACAGAGGCGCTGAACTGGTTGTTCTGGCAGATGGGCTCTGCGCCCTTCCTCGGCGGCGGTTTCGGCCATTTCTACGCCTATGCGCCGGAGAAGTACGAGTATCCGATCAACCGCTACGCCATGGAAGTGAAGCGGCAGCTGGACGTGCTGGACCGGCGCCTGAAGGACAATGAATACCTTGCGGGCGACGAATACTCGATTGCCGACATGGCCGTGTGGCCCTGGTATGGCGCGCTGGTCACCGGCGCGGTCTATGATGCGGGCGAGTTCCTGCAGGTGCAGGACTATACGAACGTCATCCGCTGGATGAAGCAGGTCGGCGCCCGGCCGGCAGTGCGGCGCGGCCAGATGGTGAACCGCACGTTCGGCAAGCCGGAATCCCAGCTGCGCGAGCGACACGATGCCAGCGATTTCGACACCAAGACACAGGACAAGCTGGAAGCAGAAAAGGCGGATGAATGA
- a CDS encoding chorismate mutase, whose amino-acid sequence MTTYTSDPRRHTAETAETMTDVRYEVDRIDRLLVEILAERQSFMDAAARIKGDRNIVHDRARIEDVVAKVKAACEAAGLSPAIAEPVWRTLIDRCIAYEFESYDALSAPLPASS is encoded by the coding sequence ATGACGACCTATACTTCCGACCCGCGCCGGCACACCGCCGAGACCGCAGAGACGATGACCGATGTCCGCTATGAGGTCGACCGGATCGACCGCCTCCTGGTGGAGATCCTGGCAGAACGCCAGTCCTTCATGGACGCAGCGGCCCGGATCAAGGGCGACCGCAACATCGTGCATGACCGCGCCCGGATTGAGGATGTGGTGGCCAAGGTGAAAGCGGCCTGCGAAGCCGCGGGTCTGTCGCCCGCCATCGCAGAGCCGGTCTGGCGGACGCTGATCGACCGCTGCATCGCCTATGAATTTGAGAGCTACGACGCTCTGAGCGCGCCTCTGCCCGCCAGTTCGTGA
- a CDS encoding Hpt domain-containing protein, with translation MSSTLALLDRDHLNAMTGGDKDLALEVIDIFREQTGLWMRLMDPKAEPKQWADAAHTLKGACLSLGALRLASYCELAEKAGRSETPPSTTAAAVLLGDVRDCLSATMEEVAKAAHELAGRGALRAS, from the coding sequence ATGTCGTCCACACTTGCCCTGCTCGACCGAGATCACCTGAACGCCATGACCGGCGGAGACAAGGATCTCGCCCTTGAGGTCATCGACATTTTCCGGGAGCAGACCGGGCTCTGGATGCGCCTGATGGATCCGAAAGCCGAGCCGAAACAATGGGCAGACGCGGCCCACACGCTGAAAGGCGCCTGCCTGTCGCTGGGCGCACTGCGCCTTGCCAGCTATTGCGAGCTTGCCGAAAAGGCCGGGCGTTCAGAGACGCCGCCCAGCACGACCGCCGCCGCCGTGCTGCTGGGAGATGTACGCGACTGCCTGAGCGCCACGATGGAAGAAGTGGCGAAAGCCGCTCACGAACTGGCGGGCAGAGGCGCGCTCAGAGCGTCGTAG
- the gcvA gene encoding transcriptional regulator GcvA, which produces MAEPTDRLPPLNALRAFEAAARRLSFTQAADELNVTPGAISQQIRQLEDYAGTPLFKRTGRSVLLTDAAQASLPLVREAFERISEAGRIMQSPARKGRVMVSCAPSFAAKWLAPRLDKFHQLHSGTEAWISADTGLTDFTTADADFAIRYGRGSYDGLKSEKLLDETVLPVCSPAMLDGPDAIRRPEDLKNHTLLHDESTEVDPSCPDWASWLRARKVDGVDASRGPRFNQAILVIEAAAAGRGVALAKQAIAASDLASGRLVAPFADGSTSIDFGYWLVWPKGRHLSPDVREFIKWIKAEAAQTEVVGV; this is translated from the coding sequence ATGGCCGAACCGACTGACCGTTTGCCCCCGCTGAACGCCCTGCGCGCCTTCGAAGCCGCCGCCCGGCGCCTGTCATTCACACAGGCTGCAGATGAACTAAATGTGACCCCGGGCGCCATCTCGCAGCAGATCCGCCAGCTGGAAGACTATGCCGGAACGCCGCTGTTCAAGCGCACCGGCCGTTCAGTTTTGCTCACAGATGCGGCCCAGGCCAGCCTGCCGCTCGTGCGCGAAGCGTTTGAGAGAATTTCTGAAGCTGGCCGCATCATGCAATCCCCCGCCCGCAAAGGCCGGGTCATGGTGTCCTGCGCCCCCAGCTTCGCCGCCAAATGGCTGGCCCCCCGCCTCGACAAATTCCACCAGCTCCACAGCGGAACCGAGGCCTGGATCAGTGCCGATACCGGCCTGACAGACTTCACCACAGCCGATGCGGACTTCGCCATCCGCTATGGCCGGGGCAGCTATGACGGGCTGAAATCGGAAAAATTGCTTGATGAAACAGTGCTTCCCGTCTGCTCGCCCGCCATGCTGGACGGGCCGGATGCCATCCGCCGGCCGGAAGATTTGAAGAACCACACACTGCTCCACGATGAGAGCACCGAGGTTGACCCATCCTGCCCCGACTGGGCCAGTTGGCTACGCGCGCGCAAGGTGGACGGCGTGGATGCCAGCCGCGGCCCGCGCTTCAACCAGGCCATTCTCGTCATCGAGGCTGCTGCTGCAGGCCGCGGCGTGGCGCTGGCCAAACAGGCTATCGCCGCGTCAGACCTCGCCTCAGGTCGGCTCGTCGCGCCGTTTGCAGACGGGTCGACCAGCATCGATTTCGGCTACTGGCTGGTCTGGCCCAAAGGCCGTCACCTCAGCCCGGACGTGCGCGAATTCATCAAATGGATCAAGGCAGAAGCCGCCCAGACGGAAGTCGTCGGCGTCTGA
- the cysG gene encoding siroheme synthase CysG — MRQFPAFFNLSGQRVVIVGNGEEALRKLRLFVSAGALPVIISDHTGPAHDHEVASKAIAMTMDDLPAALETARLAIVAEDNPDAITAIRAARVPLNVVDRPELCDFTVPSILDRGDIVAAIGSNGTAPVLAKSIRTKLEALLPARIGDLAALAGRLRETVKAALPDFSARRKFWERTLTGRAAELAYAGDLQGAEAAMRAELATPAGEGVVHIVGAGPGDPELLTLKALRLIQEADIVYYDRLVSDGILSLIRRDADRISVGKAKGNHSVPQGQIHELLIASAREGKRVVRLKGGDPFVFGRGGEELDAVEAAGIEAFVVPGISSALGCAASAGIPLTHRDHAQAVTFVTGHAKAGGVPDLDWPSLAKRGQTVSVYMGVGTAGTIAEKLIEAGRAPQTPVAVIENGTRENEVRAFGMLEELPQLIEAHGIKGPALLIIGEVAGLRTGPAAVRVFIEEPAPAKEVTSA, encoded by the coding sequence ATGCGCCAGTTTCCAGCGTTTTTTAATTTGTCCGGCCAGCGGGTCGTCATCGTCGGCAACGGCGAAGAAGCCCTGCGCAAGCTGCGCCTGTTCGTGTCTGCGGGCGCCTTGCCCGTGATCATATCGGATCATACCGGACCAGCGCATGATCATGAGGTGGCCTCGAAGGCGATCGCCATGACCATGGATGACCTGCCTGCCGCCCTCGAAACCGCCCGCCTCGCCATCGTCGCCGAGGACAATCCGGACGCCATCACCGCCATCCGGGCCGCGCGGGTTCCGCTGAACGTGGTCGACCGGCCGGAGCTTTGCGATTTCACCGTGCCCTCCATTCTGGACCGGGGCGACATTGTCGCTGCCATCGGCTCCAACGGCACGGCGCCGGTGCTGGCGAAATCCATCCGCACGAAACTGGAAGCGCTGCTGCCCGCCCGTATCGGAGACCTCGCCGCGCTGGCAGGCCGCCTGCGCGAGACGGTGAAAGCCGCGCTGCCGGACTTTTCCGCCCGCCGCAAATTCTGGGAGCGCACGCTGACGGGCCGCGCCGCAGAGCTGGCCTATGCCGGAGACCTGCAAGGCGCCGAGGCCGCGATGCGCGCCGAGCTGGCTACACCGGCGGGCGAGGGCGTCGTGCACATCGTCGGCGCTGGCCCCGGCGATCCGGAACTCCTGACCCTGAAGGCCCTTCGTCTGATCCAGGAAGCGGACATCGTATATTACGACCGCCTTGTGTCGGATGGGATTCTCTCCCTCATCCGCCGCGATGCTGACCGCATCTCCGTGGGCAAGGCGAAGGGCAACCATTCCGTGCCGCAGGGCCAGATCCATGAATTGCTGATCGCGTCGGCCCGCGAGGGCAAGCGCGTCGTGCGCCTGAAGGGCGGCGACCCGTTCGTCTTCGGCCGGGGCGGGGAAGAGCTGGACGCGGTCGAGGCGGCGGGCATCGAGGCGTTCGTTGTGCCCGGCATTTCCTCCGCCCTCGGATGTGCGGCGAGTGCCGGCATTCCGCTGACCCACCGCGATCATGCCCAGGCCGTCACCTTCGTGACCGGCCACGCCAAGGCTGGCGGCGTGCCGGACCTCGACTGGCCGTCCCTCGCCAAGCGCGGGCAGACGGTCAGCGTTTATATGGGTGTCGGCACGGCGGGCACGATTGCCGAGAAACTGATCGAGGCTGGCCGCGCGCCGCAGACGCCGGTTGCCGTGATCGAGAACGGCACACGGGAAAATGAAGTCCGCGCCTTTGGCATGCTGGAAGAACTGCCCCAGCTGATCGAGGCCCATGGCATCAAGGGCCCGGCCCTGCTGATCATCGGCGAAGTGGCGGGGCTGCGCACTGGGCCTGCCGCCGTCCGTGTTTTCATTGAAGAACCTGCTCCTGCCAAAGAGGTTACCTCCGCATGA
- a CDS encoding DUF2849 domain-containing protein encodes MTSVRPKLKPETPKAVTAWETATGKSVWMTEVGTWSDDVSKAAAFTGEVAEARLAEAFKQEGKVTDPYFMEVTETGGITGRETIRETIRATGPTVAYGEGA; translated from the coding sequence ATGACGTCCGTCCGCCCGAAACTGAAGCCCGAAACGCCAAAGGCCGTCACCGCCTGGGAAACGGCGACCGGCAAATCCGTCTGGATGACGGAGGTCGGCACCTGGTCTGACGATGTCAGCAAGGCCGCCGCCTTTACCGGCGAGGTGGCCGAGGCGCGCCTTGCCGAAGCCTTCAAGCAGGAAGGCAAGGTGACCGATCCTTATTTCATGGAAGTGACGGAAACCGGTGGCATCACCGGACGCGAGACGATCCGCGAAACCATCCGTGCCACCGGCCCGACCGTGGCTTATGGAGAGGGCGCCTGA
- a CDS encoding glutathione S-transferase family protein: MPTRPITRLTLYGDSISGNCQKPKWTADFLGIPFDWVEVDILKGGTQTEDFLAVNPVGQVPVARWPDGRTLAQSNAIMLYLAEEAGSDLIPEDSFRRAQMMSWLFWEQYSHETAIAVRRFHKHYLKKSEDEIDPNLMAKGRRALGVMEMQLTFTDWIVGDAMTLADIALVAYTRLAHEGGFDLSEFPSVERWVSRTEAALGIPHAKEAA; encoded by the coding sequence ATGCCGACCCGACCGATAACCCGGCTGACGCTGTATGGCGACTCCATTTCCGGCAATTGCCAGAAGCCGAAATGGACGGCCGACTTTCTGGGCATTCCCTTCGACTGGGTCGAGGTGGATATCCTGAAAGGCGGCACACAGACGGAAGACTTCCTGGCCGTGAACCCGGTGGGGCAGGTGCCTGTCGCGCGCTGGCCGGACGGGCGCACGCTCGCCCAGTCGAACGCCATCATGCTCTACCTCGCCGAAGAGGCGGGCAGCGACCTGATCCCCGAGGACAGTTTCCGCCGGGCACAGATGATGAGCTGGCTGTTCTGGGAGCAATACTCCCACGAGACCGCCATCGCCGTGCGCAGGTTCCATAAGCATTACCTGAAGAAATCCGAAGATGAGATCGACCCGAATCTGATGGCCAAGGGCCGCCGGGCGCTCGGCGTGATGGAGATGCAGCTGACCTTCACCGACTGGATTGTCGGGGATGCCATGACGCTCGCAGACATCGCCCTCGTCGCCTATACGCGCCTCGCGCATGAAGGTGGCTTCGATCTTTCCGAGTTCCCGTCGGTCGAGCGCTGGGTCAGCCGCACCGAAGCGGCGCTCGGCATTCCCCACGCCAAAGAGGCTGCCTGA